A single genomic interval of Arthrobacter sp. NicSoilB8 harbors:
- a CDS encoding MBL fold metallo-hydrolase: MLICATCAVERDEPTPGVCPICADERQYVPERGQEWLTLDGLAEAGQQTLLKENEPGLIGIKTEPRVGIGQTAQLVVTNEGSLLWDPVGYVDDSAVKAVLERGPVLAIAASHPHMFGVQVEWSRRLGGVPVLVADADRRWLGRHDPIIEYWSGSQTIAEGLRLHQTGGHFPGSAVVHWSAGADSRGVLLTGDSVYPNPDRRSISFMRSYPNLLPLSGAVALRIAAQLGELTFDRIYGNFNNVIASGAKAVLHDSAERHAAWTRGDFDHLT, encoded by the coding sequence ATGCTGATCTGCGCAACCTGCGCCGTCGAACGCGACGAACCTACCCCGGGGGTCTGCCCGATCTGCGCCGACGAGCGGCAGTATGTGCCCGAGCGCGGACAAGAGTGGCTCACCCTGGACGGGCTGGCGGAGGCGGGCCAGCAGACATTGTTGAAGGAGAACGAGCCTGGGCTGATCGGGATCAAGACGGAGCCAAGAGTCGGGATCGGCCAGACCGCTCAGCTTGTAGTGACGAACGAGGGTTCTCTGCTGTGGGATCCGGTCGGATATGTCGATGACAGCGCTGTCAAGGCAGTGCTTGAGCGAGGCCCGGTCCTGGCGATCGCCGCCAGCCATCCGCACATGTTCGGCGTGCAGGTCGAATGGTCGCGGCGGCTCGGTGGCGTCCCTGTACTTGTGGCGGACGCAGACCGGCGCTGGCTCGGGCGCCATGATCCGATCATCGAATACTGGTCCGGCAGCCAGACAATCGCCGAAGGGTTGAGACTCCACCAGACCGGGGGGCACTTCCCGGGCAGCGCGGTGGTGCACTGGTCTGCAGGAGCAGACAGCAGAGGAGTCCTGCTGACCGGTGACAGCGTGTACCCGAACCCAGACCGTCGTTCCATCTCTTTCATGCGCAGCTACCCGAATCTCTTGCCGCTATCCGGCGCGGTCGCGTTGCGAATCGCCGCGCAATTGGGAGAGCTAACGTTCGACCGGATCTATGGCAACTTCAACAACGTAATCGCGTCCGGAGCCAAGGCCGTCCTGCACGATTCCGCCGAAAGGCACGCTGCGTGGACGCGAGGAGACTTCGACCATTTGACCTGA
- a CDS encoding SRPBCC family protein yields MPSIEGEIVIGRPVGEVFDFVADERNEPRYNPRMLHVEKVTDGAIGNGTQFRATVKSMGRPLTLLLETTDYQRPTRLANTTSTSSATIQGVLTFEPDRAGTLMRWSWDIRPRNALKFLSPLISRMGKRQEAANWANLKRYLESMPAAGTPESGPALT; encoded by the coding sequence GTGCCTAGCATTGAAGGTGAGATCGTCATCGGCCGGCCGGTGGGTGAGGTGTTCGACTTCGTCGCCGACGAACGGAACGAGCCACGGTACAACCCCCGCATGCTGCACGTCGAGAAAGTCACCGACGGCGCCATCGGCAACGGGACGCAGTTCCGGGCGACCGTGAAATCCATGGGACGGCCGCTGACCCTGCTCCTGGAAACCACGGATTACCAGCGTCCCACGCGGCTCGCGAACACGACAAGCACGTCCTCGGCCACGATCCAAGGAGTTCTCACGTTCGAGCCTGACCGGGCAGGCACACTGATGCGCTGGTCGTGGGACATCCGGCCCCGTAACGCCCTCAAGTTCCTCTCCCCGCTCATCAGCCGAATGGGCAAACGTCAGGAAGCCGCCAACTGGGCAAACCTGAAACGCTATCTGGAATCAATGCCGGCAGCGGGCACGCCCGAAAGCGGACCGGCACTGACGTGA
- a CDS encoding DUF1876 domain-containing protein, translated as MSIVIDEHENQTRATARLKAEGRAELEGVGLARLNPVDSDVPEIGDELATARALADLAHQLIEITAADIEKITKEPAHLRP; from the coding sequence GTGAGCATCGTCATCGACGAACATGAAAACCAAACGCGGGCCACGGCGCGGTTGAAGGCCGAGGGCCGGGCTGAACTGGAAGGGGTCGGGTTGGCCCGGCTGAATCCGGTGGACTCCGATGTCCCCGAGATTGGAGACGAGCTGGCGACCGCACGCGCCCTGGCGGACTTGGCGCATCAGCTGATCGAAATCACGGCTGCGGACATCGAGAAAATTACCAAGGAACCTGCGCATCTCCGCCCTTAG
- a CDS encoding DUF1326 domain-containing protein: MPWHIEGTYFENCNCNMVCPCTASGQTAPADNERCNVALAFHLETGEVNGVDVGGLTVCVVADTPALMSDGGWKVGVLMDAAASAEQAEALGAVFGGQLGGPMEGLAPLIGEMAGMESLNMTYADDGRVHQVRIGSAVDMAVEDFVSPFDATGLGVKISGVGFPADTLAAGTSSTARVDVFGMTWDNAGKNSFSAPFAWSA, encoded by the coding sequence ATGCCGTGGCATATCGAGGGCACATATTTTGAGAATTGCAATTGCAACATGGTCTGCCCGTGTACGGCTTCAGGACAGACCGCACCGGCCGATAACGAACGCTGCAACGTGGCCCTGGCCTTCCACCTCGAAACCGGCGAAGTGAACGGTGTCGACGTCGGCGGCCTGACAGTCTGCGTCGTAGCCGATACCCCGGCCCTGATGAGTGACGGAGGCTGGAAAGTCGGAGTTCTGATGGACGCCGCCGCCTCAGCCGAGCAGGCCGAAGCGCTCGGTGCAGTCTTCGGCGGACAGCTCGGCGGACCGATGGAGGGCCTCGCCCCCTTGATCGGTGAAATGGCGGGCATGGAGTCCCTTAACATGACCTACGCCGACGACGGGCGTGTCCACCAGGTCCGGATTGGCAGTGCCGTCGACATGGCGGTCGAGGACTTCGTGTCTCCCTTTGATGCCACAGGACTGGGAGTGAAAATCAGCGGGGTCGGATTCCCGGCCGACACCCTGGCAGCCGGCACATCCAGCACCGCCCGCGTCGACGTGTTCGGGATGACCTGGGATAACGCCGGGAAGAACTCCTTCTCTGCCCCCTTCGCCTGGTCCGCCTAA
- a CDS encoding DUF2182 domain-containing protein, which produces MSTGPGTMGLGLWGFLGVWTLMMTAMMLPALAPLTSTYLRSLRAVRSRRVRAVRTTALVCGYLLTWIGFGVVAYTAAALAALLAEDAADIAPWVGAGVLAAAGAYQLTPLKDFCLRHCRSPVAFLLHVSGYKGRLRDVRVGMYHGVYCVGCCWGLMVVLIAVGVMNLAWMAVLTVVIFLEKTWKYGPALSRITGVSLIVFALFVPAHPELLPGLHMTAAM; this is translated from the coding sequence ATGTCCACAGGCCCGGGAACCATGGGACTGGGGCTCTGGGGTTTCTTGGGCGTATGGACACTGATGATGACGGCCATGATGCTGCCGGCGCTGGCGCCGCTCACTTCGACGTACCTCCGGTCCCTCCGTGCCGTCCGCAGCCGCAGGGTCCGGGCCGTCCGGACAACTGCCCTGGTCTGCGGTTACCTCTTGACGTGGATCGGATTCGGAGTCGTTGCTTACACGGCCGCGGCGCTCGCTGCGCTGCTGGCCGAGGACGCGGCGGATATCGCACCCTGGGTGGGAGCTGGCGTGCTCGCGGCGGCGGGCGCCTACCAGCTGACCCCGCTGAAGGATTTCTGTCTCAGGCACTGCCGGTCTCCCGTAGCATTCCTTTTGCACGTATCAGGGTACAAGGGCCGCCTGCGGGATGTCCGCGTCGGCATGTACCACGGAGTGTATTGCGTGGGCTGCTGTTGGGGGCTCATGGTGGTGCTGATTGCTGTTGGCGTGATGAACCTGGCATGGATGGCGGTGCTCACGGTGGTCATCTTCCTGGAGAAGACGTGGAAATACGGGCCCGCCCTCAGCCGGATCACCGGCGTCTCACTAATCGTGTTCGCGCTCTTCGTACCGGCTCACCCGGAGTTGCTGCCAGGGCTCCACATGACGGCGGCCATGTGA
- a CDS encoding oxygenase MpaB family protein: MHLLTHPTRRTRPSGTDMYGIYRNMVLFDFKNEIHSGFFVAYYRNFAIPSTARTLAATGEMKSRPMKRSYDTGIIIHEVIANGFEHERSQAMIELLRRVHKGVPGTSDDFVYVLMTLLVLPLRWTERHGWRRLTGLERQAATDFYAELGRQMGLEGIPATFAEAERFLDGYEDRNMGPSPEGSMLLNATVEAFASRIPTRLRRFTPTILALMMDKPQVAVALGLKPAPAALRMPFNAVLRFRSLKARRRPLPTEPIFVPGRMNVVAYPDGYTLDQIGPWGKSANI; this comes from the coding sequence ATGCACCTTCTGACGCACCCGACCCGCCGAACACGCCCCAGCGGTACGGACATGTACGGGATCTACCGGAACATGGTCCTCTTCGATTTCAAGAATGAAATCCATTCGGGCTTCTTCGTCGCCTACTACCGCAACTTCGCCATCCCCTCCACAGCGAGGACCCTGGCGGCGACCGGGGAGATGAAATCCCGGCCGATGAAGCGCTCCTACGACACCGGCATCATCATCCACGAGGTCATCGCCAACGGGTTCGAGCACGAACGCAGCCAGGCCATGATCGAACTGCTCCGCCGGGTCCACAAAGGGGTGCCCGGTACCTCGGACGACTTCGTCTACGTCCTCATGACCTTGCTTGTCCTGCCGCTGCGCTGGACCGAACGTCACGGTTGGCGCCGGCTGACCGGGCTGGAGAGGCAGGCCGCCACGGACTTCTACGCCGAACTGGGCCGGCAGATGGGGCTCGAGGGGATCCCAGCCACCTTCGCGGAGGCGGAACGGTTTTTGGACGGGTACGAGGACCGGAACATGGGCCCGAGTCCCGAGGGCTCGATGCTGCTCAATGCGACCGTCGAGGCCTTCGCCAGCCGCATCCCCACCCGGCTTCGCCGGTTCACCCCGACCATCCTGGCTCTGATGATGGACAAACCCCAGGTCGCTGTTGCCCTGGGCCTGAAACCTGCCCCGGCAGCGCTGCGCATGCCGTTCAACGCAGTGCTGAGGTTCCGCTCCCTCAAGGCCAGGCGGCGCCCCTTGCCAACCGAGCCCATATTTGTGCCGGGAAGAATGAACGTCGTGGCATACCCGGACGGTTACACCTTGGACCAGATCGGCCCCTGGGGGAAATCAGCCAACATCTGA
- a CDS encoding DUF427 domain-containing protein: MTPAHGLSGFFRRPQPVKPQAGQESVWDYPRPPRVEPRSERITVRLGGQVITDTTDAVRVLETSHPPVYYLPLESFPAGVLVPVEGTSFCEFKGEAHYFDVVAGGVVVPRAGWTYPEPTPGFEALSTRVALYPGHMDSCEVDGEQVTSQEGDFYGGWITKQIVGPFKGGPGTDGW; the protein is encoded by the coding sequence ATGACTCCTGCTCATGGTCTTTCCGGCTTCTTCCGGCGTCCCCAGCCCGTCAAACCCCAGGCCGGTCAAGAATCAGTATGGGACTACCCGCGGCCGCCAAGGGTCGAGCCGCGATCCGAACGGATTACCGTGCGGCTTGGCGGGCAGGTAATCACCGACACCACCGATGCAGTGCGCGTCCTGGAGACGAGTCATCCGCCCGTCTACTACTTGCCATTGGAATCATTCCCTGCCGGTGTACTCGTCCCGGTCGAGGGCACCAGCTTCTGCGAGTTCAAGGGAGAAGCGCACTACTTCGACGTCGTTGCTGGCGGAGTCGTTGTTCCCCGTGCCGGGTGGACCTACCCGGAACCCACCCCGGGGTTCGAGGCGCTCAGTACCCGGGTGGCCCTCTACCCGGGTCACATGGACTCCTGCGAGGTCGACGGCGAGCAGGTAACCTCCCAGGAAGGTGACTTCTACGGCGGTTGGATTACCAAGCAGATCGTTGGCCCGTTCAAGGGTGGCCCGGGCACCGACGGGTGGTGA
- a CDS encoding GNAT family N-acetyltransferase: protein MRDRRRFLPAFLDYYQRFPGYGFWAALEKRTGEFLGWFHFRPGPDDPQDQPELGYRLRHAAWGKGHATEGSRALIAKGFTEFGVQRVVASTMAVNTASRRVMEKSGMRLVRAFVADWPVSVPGEEHGDVEYAITRDEWEADNSRLRRR, encoded by the coding sequence GTGCGAGATAGAAGGCGATTCCTCCCGGCATTCCTCGACTACTACCAGCGCTTTCCCGGCTACGGGTTCTGGGCCGCACTCGAGAAGAGGACCGGGGAATTCCTCGGCTGGTTCCACTTCCGGCCGGGACCCGACGATCCACAAGATCAGCCGGAACTGGGCTACCGGCTGCGCCACGCGGCCTGGGGAAAGGGACACGCGACGGAGGGATCGCGCGCGCTGATCGCCAAAGGGTTCACCGAGTTCGGGGTGCAACGGGTTGTAGCCTCGACCATGGCCGTCAACACGGCTTCCCGAAGGGTGATGGAGAAATCCGGGATGCGCCTCGTGCGGGCCTTCGTCGCTGACTGGCCGGTGTCCGTTCCGGGCGAGGAGCACGGTGACGTCGAATACGCGATCACCCGAGACGAATGGGAGGCTGACAATTCTCGCCTTCGTCGCCGGTGA
- a CDS encoding HhH-GPD-type base excision DNA repair protein produces the protein MELHITGDPAADQLLSNDAFALLIGMLLDQQVTMESAFAGPEKIRTRIGAMNPAAIAEHDPADFVEIFKERPSIHRFPSSMASRVQDLAATVQRDWNGDATAIWNQDDPDGQEVLRRLKELPGFGEQKAKIFLALLGKQCGLQAQGWREAADPYGRESAFLSVADIVDPESLKRVRAGKQAAKAAIKAAKASER, from the coding sequence ATGGAACTGCATATCACTGGCGACCCCGCCGCCGACCAACTGCTCAGCAATGACGCGTTCGCACTCCTGATCGGCATGCTGCTTGACCAGCAGGTGACCATGGAATCTGCGTTTGCCGGACCCGAAAAAATCCGGACGCGCATCGGGGCCATGAACCCTGCCGCAATCGCCGAACATGACCCGGCAGACTTCGTGGAGATCTTCAAGGAACGTCCGTCCATCCACCGCTTCCCTAGCTCCATGGCCAGCCGTGTCCAGGACCTCGCCGCGACCGTACAGCGCGATTGGAATGGGGACGCTACTGCCATCTGGAACCAGGACGACCCCGACGGCCAGGAGGTGCTGCGCAGGTTGAAGGAATTGCCCGGCTTCGGCGAGCAAAAGGCGAAGATCTTCCTCGCACTCCTCGGCAAGCAGTGCGGACTGCAGGCACAAGGATGGCGTGAGGCCGCCGACCCCTATGGCCGGGAAAGCGCATTTCTTTCTGTCGCCGACATCGTGGATCCCGAGTCGCTGAAAAGAGTCCGCGCCGGTAAGCAGGCTGCCAAGGCCGCCATCAAGGCCGCGAAGGCATCAGAGCGCTGA
- a CDS encoding dienelactone hydrolase family protein, with the protein MSISTERGEMPAYSATPPGHGPWPGVVVIHDALGLSRDTREQADWLAGEGFLAVAPDLFHWGSRADCLWSLIRGWRPLGDLDATRAWLAGREDCTGRVGVIGFCMGGGFALMVAPDHDFAAASVNYGGLDDETARAISRACPIVASYGARDRWPGVRNVPARLEPLLAAAGIDHDIKVYPGAGHGFLNQHGPADLTFGDKLLAKLAAAGYHEPSAQDARRRILAFFRNHLNAEGERQ; encoded by the coding sequence GTGAGCATCAGCACTGAACGCGGGGAAATGCCTGCCTACTCCGCCACCCCGCCGGGCCACGGTCCCTGGCCCGGCGTCGTTGTCATCCATGACGCGCTGGGCCTGAGCCGCGATACCCGGGAACAGGCCGATTGGCTGGCCGGCGAAGGGTTCCTCGCGGTGGCGCCGGACCTGTTTCACTGGGGCAGCAGGGCCGATTGTCTGTGGTCCCTCATCCGCGGCTGGCGGCCCCTCGGCGACCTGGACGCCACCCGGGCCTGGCTGGCAGGACGTGAGGATTGCACGGGCCGGGTCGGGGTGATCGGATTCTGCATGGGTGGTGGCTTTGCCCTCATGGTGGCCCCGGATCATGACTTCGCCGCGGCCAGCGTGAACTACGGCGGACTCGACGACGAGACAGCCCGCGCAATCTCTCGGGCCTGCCCGATCGTGGCCAGCTACGGGGCCCGTGACCGCTGGCCGGGGGTGCGTAACGTACCGGCCCGTCTGGAACCGTTGCTGGCCGCCGCCGGGATCGACCATGACATCAAGGTCTATCCCGGTGCCGGTCACGGCTTCCTCAACCAGCATGGCCCGGCGGACCTGACGTTCGGGGACAAGCTACTGGCGAAGCTGGCTGCCGCCGGCTACCACGAGCCCTCCGCCCAGGACGCGCGCAGGCGCATCCTGGCCTTCTTCCGGAATCACTTGAACGCCGAGGGGGAAAGGCAATGA
- a CDS encoding DedA family protein: MTGLAALRFVALGWAGFVAAEAGIADEWGYYFGVFVIVLAQCAGVPLPAVAVLLGAYASARHGDLNLAAVIAVGSLGAMLGSTIGYVLGRVGGRPLMLRLAKRFHADEKRIVQMESFFDRHGGTALFFGRWVIVVRLWGAIAAGAAKMPWPKFLLWNITGSIAWVASLSVLAYLAGALAHAIGDALDIGGWVLLPIVVLGLWIVWRRRRRRKLKSAAASGDGVPDAD; encoded by the coding sequence ATGACCGGATTAGCTGCCCTTCGCTTCGTGGCGCTCGGCTGGGCAGGTTTCGTCGCCGCGGAAGCAGGGATTGCGGACGAATGGGGGTACTACTTCGGCGTTTTCGTGATTGTGCTTGCCCAGTGCGCCGGTGTACCGCTTCCTGCCGTGGCCGTGCTGCTTGGGGCCTACGCCTCGGCGCGCCACGGAGATCTGAACCTTGCTGCCGTTATCGCGGTCGGCAGCCTGGGCGCCATGCTCGGGAGCACCATTGGCTACGTACTCGGGCGGGTGGGAGGCCGTCCGTTGATGCTGCGACTTGCAAAGCGCTTCCACGCAGACGAGAAACGCATCGTCCAAATGGAGTCGTTCTTCGATCGGCACGGCGGCACGGCCCTGTTCTTCGGCCGCTGGGTCATTGTCGTCCGACTCTGGGGCGCCATTGCCGCGGGGGCTGCCAAGATGCCGTGGCCCAAGTTCCTGCTGTGGAACATCACCGGGTCCATTGCCTGGGTCGCGAGCCTCAGCGTTCTCGCCTATCTCGCCGGCGCACTGGCCCATGCCATCGGTGACGCTCTCGACATCGGCGGCTGGGTGCTGCTCCCCATCGTCGTGCTTGGGTTGTGGATAGTCTGGCGCCGGCGCAGACGCCGGAAGCTCAAATCCGCGGCCGCGTCAGGGGACGGCGTGCCCGACGCCGACTGA